A region from the Mucilaginibacter sp. CSA2-8R genome encodes:
- a CDS encoding phospho-sugar mutase has translation MQELDPTILQKANQWLEGNYDADVKQAVQKLIDDKAYTELTDSFYKNLEFGTGGLRGLMGPGSNRINKYTIGAATQGLANYLKKTYPNETIKVAIAHDSRNNSDVLAGITADVFSANDIHVYFFKELRPTPELSFAVRHLGCKSGVMLTASHNPKEYNGYKAYGADGGQFVAPHDEAVMKEVAAIASIDEVKFTRKDANVELMGEEIDKLYLDAITTLSVSPEAIQRQKNLKIVYSPLHGTGITMVPKALKQFGFENVILVEEQSTPDGNFPTVVYPNPEEREALTLAIKKAQETDADLVMATDPDADRVAIAVKNNNNEFVLLNGNQIASLLISYLLSAWQQKGKLTGNEYIVKTIVTTYLIDAIAKSKDVKCYNTLTGFKYIGEVMTELEGNQTFIGGGEESFGYLIGEFVRDKDAVVSSAFIAEMTAFYKDNGSSLFEALVDIYLEYGFYKEKLISITKKGKTGAEEIVAMMDKYRNNPPATLGGSKVVALKDYEKRVETNLTDNTTTPIELPQSDVLQFITEDGSIVSARPSGTEPKIKFYCSVNTKLANKDAYAETEKQLDAKVDALMKDLGI, from the coding sequence ATGCAGGAATTAGACCCAACCATTCTTCAGAAAGCCAACCAATGGCTTGAGGGCAATTACGACGCCGATGTTAAACAGGCGGTTCAGAAATTAATTGATGATAAAGCTTATACCGAGCTAACCGATTCTTTTTACAAAAATCTTGAATTTGGTACGGGCGGCTTACGTGGCTTAATGGGGCCGGGTTCAAACCGTATAAATAAATACACCATTGGTGCAGCCACTCAGGGTTTGGCTAACTACCTTAAAAAAACTTACCCTAACGAAACTATTAAAGTTGCTATTGCGCACGACAGCCGTAATAATTCAGACGTATTAGCAGGTATTACTGCGGATGTGTTTTCGGCTAATGATATTCATGTATACTTCTTTAAAGAGTTAAGACCAACGCCCGAGTTATCATTTGCCGTTAGGCATCTGGGTTGTAAAAGCGGCGTAATGCTTACAGCATCGCACAATCCTAAAGAATACAATGGCTACAAAGCCTATGGTGCCGATGGCGGTCAGTTTGTTGCCCCGCACGATGAAGCCGTAATGAAAGAAGTTGCGGCCATTGCCAGTATTGACGAGGTGAAGTTTACCCGCAAAGATGCTAACGTGGAGTTAATGGGTGAGGAGATTGACAAATTGTATTTAGATGCAATTACTACTTTGTCGGTATCGCCGGAAGCCATACAGCGTCAAAAAAATCTTAAAATTGTATACTCGCCGCTGCATGGCACCGGTATTACCATGGTGCCTAAAGCCCTTAAACAATTCGGTTTCGAAAACGTGATTTTGGTAGAAGAGCAAAGCACACCTGATGGTAATTTCCCTACAGTAGTTTATCCTAACCCCGAAGAGCGCGAGGCGCTAACTTTAGCCATTAAAAAAGCACAGGAAACCGATGCCGATTTAGTAATGGCTACCGACCCTGACGCCGACCGCGTGGCTATTGCCGTTAAAAACAATAACAATGAGTTTGTTTTGCTAAATGGCAACCAAATTGCCAGTTTGCTGATCAGCTACTTGTTGTCGGCCTGGCAGCAAAAAGGTAAGCTTACCGGCAATGAGTATATTGTAAAGACTATTGTTACCACTTACCTGATTGATGCTATTGCAAAAAGCAAGGATGTAAAATGTTATAACACACTTACCGGCTTTAAATATATTGGCGAGGTGATGACCGAGTTAGAAGGTAATCAAACCTTTATTGGCGGTGGCGAAGAAAGCTTTGGTTACCTGATTGGTGAATTTGTACGTGATAAAGATGCTGTAGTATCGAGTGCCTTTATTGCCGAAATGACTGCATTTTACAAAGATAATGGCAGCAGCTTATTCGAAGCGTTAGTTGATATTTACCTGGAGTACGGTTTTTATAAAGAAAAACTGATCTCGATTACCAAAAAAGGTAAAACCGGTGCCGAAGAGATTGTAGCCATGATGGATAAATACCGCAACAACCCGCCGGCAACACTGGGCGGATCTAAAGTGGTTGCACTGAAGGATTACGAAAAACGTGTAGAAACTAATTTAACCGATAATACCACAACTCCCATCGAGTTGCCTCAATCTGATGTTTTACAGTTTATTACCGAGGATGGCAGCATTGTGTCGGCACGACCATCTGGTACTGAGCCAAAAATTAAATTTTATTGTAGCGTAAATACCAAATTGGCTAATAAAGATGCTTATGCAGAAACCGAAAAGCAATTAGATGCTAAGGTAGATGCGCTGATGAAAGATTTGGGTATCTAA
- the nth gene encoding endonuclease III, producing the protein MLKKERYRLFVEYFSSHQPNPVTELHYANPYQLLVAVILSAQCTDKRINQITPKLFERFPTVEDLAASTSEEIFTYIRSVSYPNNKAKHLAGMAKMLLEQFNGEVPSDLDDLQKLPGVGRKTANVIASVVFDLPAIAVDTHVFRVANRLGLTNNAKTPLAVEKQLVEYLPKQTLGVAHHWLILHGRYICVARKPKCEICPITHFCKFYQSGKAALVFSKTARIAKVKTAKAKVAIKTSSHDDENLKPVTEKD; encoded by the coding sequence ATGCTAAAAAAAGAACGCTACCGGTTATTTGTTGAATACTTTTCGAGTCACCAGCCCAACCCGGTAACCGAACTGCATTATGCTAATCCATACCAGTTACTGGTAGCCGTAATATTATCGGCTCAATGTACCGACAAGCGGATTAATCAGATTACCCCTAAGCTTTTTGAACGCTTTCCCACGGTTGAAGACCTGGCAGCTTCAACATCAGAGGAGATATTTACTTACATACGCAGTGTAAGTTACCCTAATAATAAAGCTAAGCACTTAGCCGGCATGGCTAAGATGTTGCTGGAGCAATTTAATGGCGAGGTTCCGTCTGATTTAGATGATTTGCAAAAGCTACCGGGAGTAGGTCGTAAAACGGCTAATGTTATTGCCTCGGTAGTGTTTGATCTTCCGGCTATAGCAGTAGATACGCACGTGTTCAGGGTGGCTAACCGTTTGGGGCTCACCAATAATGCCAAAACACCATTGGCAGTTGAAAAGCAACTGGTAGAGTACTTACCTAAGCAAACGTTAGGTGTAGCCCACCATTGGTTAATATTGCATGGGCGCTATATTTGTGTAGCCCGTAAGCCTAAATGCGAAATTTGCCCCATTACCCATTTTTGTAAATTCTATCAAAGCGGCAAAGCTGCTTTGGTTTTTAGTAAAACTGCCAGGATAGCCAAAGTTAAAACTGCTAAAGCTAAAGTTGCAATCAAGACTTCATCGCACGATGATGAAAATCTAAAACCGGTTACCGAAAAAGACTAA
- a CDS encoding sigma-70 family RNA polymerase sigma factor codes for MDFHLKSDQDLIHLYIAGHEGGLIELIRRYQSKIYTSIYLLVKDEYLAEDIFQDTFIKVINTLKAGKYNEEGKFLPWVSRIAHNLVIDHFRREKRTPLVNGGDDFDIFEVLGHYDESTEDRMVREQTHKDLKALIHLLPAEQKEVLIMRHFGDMSFKEIADVTEVSINTALGRMRYALNNLRKMMQTKELSLKN; via the coding sequence ATGGATTTTCATTTGAAGAGTGATCAGGATTTAATCCATCTATACATAGCCGGCCATGAGGGAGGGCTCATTGAGCTGATCCGCCGCTATCAATCTAAAATTTACACCTCTATTTATTTACTGGTAAAAGATGAGTATCTGGCCGAAGATATTTTTCAGGATACTTTCATCAAAGTAATCAATACTTTAAAAGCAGGTAAGTACAATGAAGAAGGTAAATTTTTGCCTTGGGTAAGCCGTATTGCCCATAACCTGGTGATTGACCATTTTCGCCGCGAAAAGCGTACACCTTTGGTAAATGGTGGTGATGACTTTGATATTTTTGAAGTACTGGGCCATTACGACGAGAGTACTGAGGACCGTATGGTGCGCGAGCAAACCCACAAAGATTTAAAAGCTTTAATACACTTGTTGCCTGCCGAGCAGAAAGAAGTATTAATTATGCGTCATTTTGGCGATATGAGTTTTAAAGAGATTGCAGACGTAACCGAAGTAAGCATTAACACAGCGCTGGGCCGTATGCGTTATGCACTTAACAACCTGCGTAAAATGATGCAGACCAAAGAACTGAGCTTGAAAAACTGA
- the uvrA gene encoding excinuclease ABC subunit UvrA, with product MSLETEKDPQKHIIIKGARVHNLKNLDIAIPKNQLVVITGMSGSGKSSLAFDTLYAEGQRRYVESLSSYARQFLGRMNKPDVDYIKGIAPAIAIEQKVITSNPRSTVGTSTEIYDYLKLLFSRIGKTISPTSGKQVKKDTVTDVVNFAQALPDHSMLTILCPLHPHNNRSLKEELAVLLQKGFVRVEYQGKVSRIESLLEDESIGNESLTTDDQLRIVVDRITKNNEDETLSRLADSAQTAFFEGKGDCFVRYQKPEEEQEGESFFCDRFELDGIKFEEPTPNFFSFNNPYGACRRCEGYGKIIGIDEDLVIPDKSKSVYDNAIAPWRGEKMGEWNQNLIRQADKFKFPIHRPYSQLSDKEKKLIWTGNKYFRGLDAFFKEVEEQTYKIQYRVILSRYRGKTTCPECRGSRLRPDATYVKISDHSITDIVLMPLDRAQQFFAELQLDEHDTKIGKRLLMEITNRISFLNDVGLGYLTLNRLSNTLSGGESQRINLATSLGSSLVGSVYVLDEPSIGLHPRDTQRLISVLKSLRDVGNTVLVVEHEEEIMQAADHLIDIGPEAGTHGGRLIFSGTYDQILTDDDSLTGKYLSGREEIALPDNRRKWNDYILIKGARENNLQNIDVKFPLGVLTVVTGVSGSGKTSLVKRILYPALQKVLGNYSGEQTGTYDNIEGDYAKIEAVELVDQNPIGRSSRSNPVTYVKAWDEIRNLYATQPAAKAAGLKPSAFSFNVEGGRCDVCQGEGEVKIEMQFMADIFLPCEACNGNRFKQPVLDVTYQEKNVSEVLQMTIDEALEFFVKETKIINKLRPLQDVGLGYVQLGQSSNTLSGGEAQRIKLASFLIKGNNASKTLFIFDEPTTGLHFADIKKLLKSFNALLEQGNTIIVIEHNMDVIKCADWVVDIGPGGGNHGGKLVFEGTPEDLLKKTESFTGQFLKERLGK from the coding sequence ATGAGTTTAGAAACTGAGAAAGATCCTCAAAAACATATTATCATCAAAGGTGCGCGAGTACACAATTTAAAAAACCTGGACATTGCCATACCTAAAAACCAATTAGTAGTTATTACGGGCATGTCGGGCTCAGGCAAATCGTCGCTTGCTTTTGATACGCTATATGCCGAAGGGCAGCGTCGCTATGTAGAGAGCTTATCCTCATATGCCCGCCAGTTTTTAGGCCGGATGAATAAGCCCGATGTAGATTATATTAAAGGCATTGCACCGGCCATAGCTATTGAGCAAAAAGTAATTACCAGCAACCCGCGCTCAACCGTGGGTACCAGCACCGAAATTTATGATTATTTAAAGCTGCTTTTTTCGCGGATAGGCAAAACCATATCGCCAACCTCGGGCAAACAGGTTAAAAAAGATACGGTGACGGATGTTGTAAATTTTGCTCAGGCTTTACCCGACCACAGTATGCTAACCATACTTTGCCCCCTGCACCCGCACAACAATCGCAGCCTGAAAGAAGAACTTGCTGTATTACTGCAAAAAGGCTTTGTACGGGTTGAGTACCAGGGCAAAGTATCGCGTATTGAAAGCTTACTGGAAGATGAGTCGATAGGTAACGAATCGCTGACTACGGACGACCAATTACGCATTGTGGTTGACCGCATTACCAAAAACAATGAGGATGAAACGCTGAGCCGGTTAGCCGACTCGGCACAGACCGCATTTTTTGAAGGCAAAGGCGATTGTTTTGTACGTTACCAAAAGCCGGAAGAAGAACAGGAAGGTGAAAGCTTTTTTTGCGACCGTTTTGAACTGGACGGTATCAAGTTTGAAGAGCCTACGCCTAACTTTTTCAGCTTCAATAACCCTTATGGTGCTTGCCGCCGCTGCGAAGGTTACGGTAAAATTATAGGCATTGATGAAGACCTGGTGATTCCGGACAAAAGCAAGTCTGTTTACGATAATGCGATTGCGCCGTGGCGCGGCGAAAAGATGGGCGAATGGAACCAAAACCTTATCCGCCAGGCCGATAAGTTTAAGTTTCCGATACATCGCCCTTACAGCCAGCTCAGCGATAAAGAAAAGAAACTGATTTGGACGGGCAACAAATACTTTAGAGGTTTGGATGCCTTTTTTAAGGAGGTTGAAGAGCAAACTTATAAAATACAGTACCGGGTAATTCTGTCGCGTTACCGGGGTAAAACCACTTGTCCTGAATGCCGCGGCAGCCGCTTGCGCCCTGATGCTACGTACGTAAAAATCAGTGACCATTCAATTACTGATATTGTATTGATGCCGTTAGACAGAGCACAGCAGTTTTTTGCTGAGCTGCAATTAGACGAGCATGATACTAAAATTGGCAAGCGCCTGTTAATGGAAATTACCAACCGCATTAGCTTTTTAAATGATGTGGGCTTAGGATACCTGACACTCAATCGCTTATCTAACACGCTGTCCGGGGGCGAATCGCAGCGCATTAATCTGGCTACCTCTTTAGGCAGCAGCCTGGTGGGTTCGGTTTATGTGCTGGACGAGCCGAGCATTGGCCTGCACCCGCGCGATACACAACGTTTAATCAGTGTATTAAAATCACTGCGTGATGTGGGCAATACGGTATTAGTGGTAGAACACGAAGAAGAAATTATGCAGGCAGCCGACCACCTGATTGATATTGGTCCGGAAGCTGGTACGCATGGCGGCCGTTTAATTTTTTCGGGCACTTACGATCAGATTTTGACGGATGATGACAGCCTGACTGGCAAGTACCTGAGCGGACGCGAAGAAATTGCGCTGCCCGACAATCGCCGAAAATGGAACGACTACATTTTAATTAAGGGTGCACGCGAGAATAACTTACAAAATATTGATGTAAAGTTCCCGTTAGGTGTGCTAACCGTGGTTACCGGTGTATCGGGCTCGGGTAAAACCAGTTTGGTTAAACGCATACTTTACCCGGCTTTGCAAAAAGTTTTAGGTAACTACTCGGGCGAGCAAACCGGCACCTACGATAACATTGAGGGCGATTATGCTAAAATAGAAGCTGTTGAACTGGTGGATCAGAACCCGATAGGCCGCTCATCGCGTTCTAACCCGGTTACTTATGTAAAAGCCTGGGACGAAATCAGGAACCTATATGCTACCCAACCAGCTGCCAAAGCTGCAGGTTTAAAACCATCAGCATTTTCGTTTAACGTTGAGGGGGGCCGTTGTGACGTATGCCAGGGTGAGGGTGAAGTTAAAATAGAAATGCAGTTTATGGCAGATATATTTTTACCCTGCGAAGCCTGCAACGGTAACCGTTTTAAACAACCGGTACTGGATGTAACCTACCAGGAAAAAAATGTATCCGAGGTATTACAAATGACTATTGATGAGGCCCTGGAGTTTTTTGTTAAAGAAACCAAGATCATCAACAAACTAAGGCCATTACAGGATGTTGGCCTAGGTTATGTACAATTAGGGCAATCGTCAAACACATTATCCGGTGGCGAGGCGCAACGTATTAAGTTAGCATCGTTTTTAATAAAAGGTAATAATGCCAGTAAAACGCTTTTCATTTTTGATGAGCCTACTACCGGTCTGCATTTTGCCGACATTAAAAAATTACTCAAATCGTTTAATGCGCTGCTTGAGCAAGGCAATACCATTATTGTGATTGAACATAATATGGATGTAATTAAATGTGCTGATTGGGTAGTTGACATTGGTCCCGGCGGCGGCAACCATGGCGGCAAGCTGGTTTTTGAAGGTACCCCCGAAGATTTGCTGAAAAAAACTGAAAGTTTTACCGGCCAGTTTTTAAAGGAACGGTTAGGTAAATAG
- a CDS encoding DinB family protein produces the protein MNIIALLLKELNDEAQTTRKMLERIPNDQFDWQPHPKSMTIRRLASHIADLPNWIAMAINTSELDFAGNDWKEEVVDNTEALLAYNERSLTNGRTQLERVTEDQLLPQWTLRNGEHILGVWTKYEVIRMSFSQIVHHRGQLGVYLRLLDIPIPGSYGPSADEMENQF, from the coding sequence ATGAACATTATTGCCCTGCTATTGAAAGAGCTGAATGATGAAGCCCAGACTACGCGTAAAATGCTGGAGCGCATCCCAAACGACCAATTCGACTGGCAGCCCCACCCTAAAAGCATGACCATCCGCCGCTTGGCCTCGCACATAGCCGACCTGCCCAACTGGATAGCGATGGCCATTAACACCAGCGAACTTGATTTTGCCGGTAACGATTGGAAAGAGGAAGTGGTTGACAATACTGAAGCTTTGTTGGCCTACAATGAGCGTTCGTTAACTAACGGCCGTACGCAACTGGAGCGGGTTACTGAAGACCAGTTGCTGCCCCAATGGACGCTTCGCAATGGCGAACATATTTTGGGTGTCTGGACTAAGTACGAAGTTATCCGTATGAGTTTTTCGCAAATTGTACATCACCGTGGGCAATTGGGTGTTTATTTACGGTTGCTCGATATCCCGATACCGGGCAGTTACGGGCCGAGCGCCGACGAGATGGAAAATCAGTTTTAA
- a CDS encoding YafY family protein has protein sequence MNRIDRIAAILIQLQSRRITKAQLIADRFSISLRTVYRDIRTLEEAGVPIIGEAGAGYSLADGYRLPPISFTLDEATAFITAEKLVEKLTDQDNSSSFKSAMYKIRAVLRNTDKDYLTGIDENIEVLRARFLPKLPEQINPMQIILKAIAIRRVIGLNYFSYYRQTHTERCVEPVGVFYLDNYWHLIGWCRLQKDYRDFRFDRMLDVQLAEDSILRDHPSLKDYLANVYQERNLHRVVLRVHKEAALHLGEQKYYHGYIGETAIGDELEMSFLTSSLEGFARWYMMFGDYASIAEPESLVEKVKGIAKKFFEKL, from the coding sequence ATGAACCGGATTGACCGTATAGCCGCTATTTTGATACAGTTGCAGTCGCGCAGGATAACTAAAGCGCAGCTCATTGCCGATCGGTTTAGTATCAGCTTGCGGACGGTTTATCGTGATATACGAACTTTGGAAGAAGCCGGGGTGCCCATTATAGGAGAAGCAGGCGCCGGTTACTCATTGGCCGATGGCTACCGGTTGCCGCCTATTTCGTTTACGCTTGATGAAGCTACCGCTTTTATTACAGCCGAAAAACTGGTAGAAAAATTAACAGACCAGGATAATAGCAGCAGCTTTAAATCGGCCATGTACAAGATTAGAGCAGTGTTGCGCAATACTGATAAGGATTACTTAACCGGTATTGACGAAAATATAGAGGTATTAAGAGCCAGATTTTTGCCAAAGCTGCCCGAGCAAATCAACCCGATGCAGATTATTTTGAAAGCCATTGCTATCCGCCGGGTAATTGGCCTTAACTATTTTTCTTATTACCGCCAAACACATACTGAACGATGCGTTGAACCTGTTGGTGTTTTTTATTTAGACAATTACTGGCATTTAATTGGCTGGTGCCGGCTGCAGAAAGATTACCGTGATTTTAGGTTTGACCGTATGCTGGATGTGCAACTTGCAGAAGATAGCATCTTAAGAGATCATCCTTCTTTGAAAGATTACTTAGCCAATGTTTACCAGGAGCGCAACTTGCACCGGGTGGTTCTGCGCGTACACAAAGAGGCCGCGCTGCACTTGGGCGAGCAAAAATATTACCATGGTTATATTGGCGAAACCGCAATAGGGGATGAGCTGGAAATGAGTTTCCTGACCAGCTCGCTCGAAGGTTTTGCCCGGTGGTATATGATGTTTGGCGATTACGCCAGCATTGCAGAGCCTGAGAGTTTAGTGGAAAAGGTAAAAGGCATTGCCAAAAAATTTTTTGAAAAATTATAG
- a CDS encoding outer membrane beta-barrel protein has product MKYILTVILSCFICGLVSAQTNYHINGSVADTISNVKLHNTSIMVLNAKDSTLRKFTRAAADGTFSINNLGKGKFILVASYPKYADYVENFALDSVHTSYNFGRLSLILKSKLLEGVIVKGTRAAIKLKGDTTEFNASSFTVQPNAKVEDLLKQLPGIQVDKDGKITAQGQAVPKVLVDGEEFFGDDPTLVTKNIRADMVDKVQLYDKASDQAAFTGVDDGNKTKTINIKLKEDKKNGYFGKVDAGIGTKKFYQEQVAFNKFIGKKKFSAYGTLANTGKTGLGWQDANKFGTSGNNIEVVDGGINISGGNDELEGWNGRFDGQGIPTARTGGVHYDDKWNADKQTINANYKIGSLGVTGSSNQQSQNSLSTGLIRSNTNQNFNNYIFRQKVDGTLVIKLDSTSNLKISADATFKHSNSQSDNAASSVRGDSSLINTNNRRLDNKGDEQTFNFSAFYNKKFKKAGRTVSFLVTQSVDENKNKGNLLSEIKYYNEKSSLDSARVVDQFKDNNIQTSIFNTNLTYSEPFSKTFSLIANYGVGISNSTADRRSYNQSTPGNYDVLVPSLSNNYRLDQFTNQGGAVFNYKKDKTTFNFGTKVALVNFKQLNKFTDNEFDRNFINWNPQLLYMYRFTQQKWFRFNYNGSTRQPTIDQIQPIIINTDPLNVTLGNPDLKPSFNNRFSFSYSSYKVLTNRSIWLSASYNVTSNPIVSNVTTDPKTGFTTNRYVNLPGQSTSSYSAYGDVGMKLKFLFNVEGGIGLNTNGSTYFNMVNNALNRTRSNSYGINATLRRYIEKKLDFYVSGGPTYTLGESSLQPGINNNGSGFTINHDVNVYLPGKLQIGFDGGYEYRAPTQSFNQSFSRYLLNGYINKSLVKDESLKIRLTVNDLLNQNRGFDRRSSGSFLTQNTYTTIRRYFMFSIVYDFNKMGGAPPKK; this is encoded by the coding sequence ATGAAATATATACTCACGGTTATCCTGTCCTGTTTTATTTGCGGCCTTGTTTCTGCGCAAACCAATTACCACATCAACGGTTCCGTAGCCGATACTATTTCGAATGTAAAGCTGCATAACACCAGCATTATGGTGCTTAACGCTAAAGACTCTACCTTGCGCAAATTTACCCGCGCTGCTGCCGATGGCACCTTCTCTATCAATAATTTGGGAAAAGGTAAATTTATACTGGTAGCCAGTTATCCAAAATATGCAGATTATGTTGAAAATTTTGCACTCGACTCTGTACACACGTCGTATAACTTCGGCCGGCTGAGCTTGATCTTAAAATCGAAGCTTTTAGAGGGGGTAATTGTAAAAGGCACCCGCGCTGCTATTAAACTTAAAGGTGATACCACCGAGTTTAACGCATCCAGCTTTACAGTACAGCCTAACGCCAAAGTAGAGGATTTATTAAAACAGCTACCCGGCATACAGGTAGATAAAGATGGAAAGATTACTGCACAGGGGCAAGCCGTACCTAAAGTATTGGTAGATGGCGAAGAATTTTTTGGCGACGACCCTACCCTGGTTACTAAAAACATACGCGCCGACATGGTTGATAAAGTGCAACTATACGATAAAGCCAGCGACCAAGCTGCATTTACCGGGGTTGATGATGGTAACAAAACCAAAACTATCAACATCAAACTTAAGGAAGATAAAAAGAACGGCTATTTTGGTAAGGTAGATGCAGGCATCGGCACCAAGAAATTTTACCAGGAACAGGTTGCGTTTAACAAGTTTATAGGTAAAAAGAAGTTTTCGGCCTATGGTACTTTAGCCAACACCGGCAAAACTGGCCTGGGATGGCAGGATGCCAATAAATTTGGCACCTCGGGCAATAACATTGAAGTTGTAGATGGCGGAATCAATATATCTGGAGGCAATGATGAATTAGAAGGCTGGAATGGCAGATTTGATGGGCAAGGTATACCAACAGCGCGTACTGGTGGTGTACATTATGACGATAAATGGAATGCTGATAAGCAGACCATCAACGCTAATTATAAAATAGGCTCATTGGGTGTTACCGGTAGCAGCAATCAACAATCACAGAACAGCTTGTCTACGGGGCTAATCCGGTCAAACACTAACCAAAATTTTAATAATTATATTTTCAGGCAAAAGGTAGATGGTACATTGGTAATTAAGCTTGACAGTACCTCTAACTTGAAAATATCAGCCGATGCTACGTTTAAACACAGCAACAGTCAAAGTGACAATGCTGCTTCAAGCGTGCGTGGCGACAGCTCCTTAATTAATACTAATAATCGCCGATTGGATAACAAAGGCGACGAGCAGACCTTTAACTTCTCGGCATTTTATAACAAAAAATTCAAAAAGGCAGGCCGCACAGTGTCTTTTTTGGTAACTCAATCGGTTGACGAAAATAAAAACAAAGGAAATTTATTATCCGAAATTAAATACTACAACGAAAAAAGCTCGCTTGATAGTGCGCGAGTGGTTGATCAGTTTAAAGACAATAACATTCAAACATCTATTTTTAATACCAACCTTACATACTCAGAGCCATTCTCTAAAACATTCTCGCTTATAGCTAATTACGGAGTTGGAATAAGTAACAGTACAGCTGACCGCAGATCGTACAACCAATCAACACCAGGTAACTATGATGTACTGGTGCCCAGTTTGAGTAATAACTATCGCCTCGACCAGTTTACTAACCAGGGTGGTGCCGTTTTTAACTACAAAAAAGACAAAACCACCTTTAACTTCGGTACTAAGGTAGCTCTGGTGAACTTTAAACAGCTCAATAAATTCACCGATAATGAATTTGACCGGAACTTTATCAACTGGAATCCACAGTTGCTTTATATGTATCGTTTTACACAGCAAAAATGGTTCAGGTTTAATTACAATGGCAGTACCCGTCAGCCAACAATAGACCAGATACAGCCCATCATTATCAATACCGATCCACTTAACGTCACCTTGGGTAATCCGGATTTAAAGCCGTCCTTTAACAATCGTTTTTCTTTTAGCTATAGCTCTTATAAAGTTTTAACCAATCGCTCAATATGGCTGAGCGCCAGTTATAATGTTACGTCTAATCCTATTGTAAGCAACGTTACTACCGATCCTAAAACGGGTTTTACTACTAACCGGTACGTAAACCTTCCGGGCCAAAGCACGTCCAGCTATTCGGCTTACGGCGATGTAGGCATGAAGCTCAAATTTTTATTCAACGTAGAGGGAGGGATAGGTTTAAATACCAATGGCAGCACCTACTTTAACATGGTAAATAACGCGTTGAACAGAACACGTTCAAATTCTTACGGCATCAATGCGACCCTCAGACGTTATATTGAAAAGAAACTTGATTTTTACGTAAGCGGCGGGCCTACTTATACCCTAGGCGAATCATCTTTGCAACCAGGAATTAACAATAACGGCTCGGGCTTTACCATTAACCATGATGTTAATGTGTACCTGCCCGGCAAACTGCAAATTGGTTTTGATGGCGGATACGAGTACCGTGCGCCTACCCAATCATTTAACCAAAGCTTTAGCCGTTACCTGCTAAATGGTTACATCAACAAATCGTTGGTTAAAGACGAAAGTTTGAAAATACGCCTTACGGTGAACGACCTCCTGAACCAAAACCGTGGTTTTGACCGCAGATCGTCAGGCAGCTTTCTTACACAAAACACTTATACCACCATCAGACGATATTTTATGTTCTCTATAGTTTATGACTTTAATAAAATGGGCGGTGCGCCGCCAAAAAAATAA
- a CDS encoding GLPGLI family protein has translation MKSKHIFILCLTLLVRKLSIAQNAHFTNSGVIEYEKSVNMYAIIKKRITKENESFLQPAYEQFRKSQPQFKKQTSTLTFTDNQTLYVPKPDEGANNSFFNSAIVAQNNTIGTDLNKQTSSVQKKVYEETFLVKDSLRKINWKITDETREIAGFNCRRANALIMDSVYVVAFYTNEIAVSGGPESFTGLPGMILQVALPHENIIWLATKVTDMAIPINKVAPPTKGKPVDNKKMRATLEDAMKDWGTYAQDEYKAYQL, from the coding sequence ATGAAAAGTAAACATATCTTTATTTTATGCTTAACCTTATTAGTGCGTAAGCTATCAATAGCACAAAATGCCCACTTTACCAACAGTGGCGTTATTGAGTATGAAAAAAGCGTAAATATGTACGCTATAATAAAAAAACGCATCACCAAAGAAAACGAAAGCTTTCTGCAACCGGCCTACGAGCAGTTCCGCAAATCGCAGCCGCAATTTAAAAAGCAAACCAGTACGCTCACGTTTACCGACAACCAAACTCTGTATGTGCCCAAACCAGACGAAGGAGCCAACAACTCTTTTTTTAATTCAGCCATTGTAGCGCAAAACAATACCATTGGTACCGATTTAAATAAACAGACCAGCAGTGTGCAAAAAAAGGTTTACGAAGAAACTTTTTTAGTGAAAGACAGCCTGCGTAAAATAAATTGGAAAATAACCGACGAAACCCGCGAAATAGCCGGCTTTAATTGCCGCCGGGCTAATGCATTAATTATGGACTCTGTTTATGTAGTGGCTTTCTACACCAATGAAATTGCCGTTTCGGGAGGCCCGGAATCGTTTACCGGGTTGCCAGGCATGATTTTGCAAGTGGCCCTACCTCACGAAAACATTATTTGGCTTGCCACCAAAGTAACCGATATGGCTATACCCATAAACAAGGTAGCACCGCCAACCAAAGGTAAACCGGTAGACAATAAGAAAATGCGCGCTACGCTCGAAGACGCTATGAAAGATTGGGGCACGTATGCACAGGACGAATACAAAGCCTATCAACTATAA